A part of Candidatus Bathyarchaeota archaeon genomic DNA contains:
- a CDS encoding right-handed parallel beta-helix repeat-containing protein, with the protein MQKKQRMFMFTLVSLMLLTTATLFSGLQSAAGSTTIYILTDGTVTPPDESIQRSGNVYVLVGNVSAEIVVEKNNIILDGNGYFLGGSGDGTGVCLCGRENVTVKNLQICDFAFGIFLGGLGCYSSYNSIVNNNITRCTSDGLYFDYYSNYNNVTGNVVAENNNGIYLYCSSSNSILRNNVIANNYEGISLSYSSNGNSITENNVAGSWFGVSLEHVADNRFYLNNFVENTYQTHISACQGNAWDNGFRGNYWSGYSGSDANSDGVGDQPYIIDAANTDRYPLTSKTSSYPAYLPQSTPNQPQQSPAATATAAPPDPTEQTSKATQEPGKPTPKQSPSSTPPVSAEPTEASPQESTINEILPWLLCSVALGVSGLLVWGAWNLSTKHRVHR; encoded by the coding sequence ATGCAAAAGAAACAAAGAATGTTCATGTTCACGTTGGTTTCGCTGATGCTGCTGACGACGGCGACGTTGTTTAGCGGGCTCCAGTCAGCGGCGGGCAGCACAACAATATACATACTGACAGATGGAACAGTAACCCCTCCGGATGAATCGATACAGCGAAGCGGCAACGTCTACGTTCTTGTGGGCAACGTATCTGCCGAGATAGTGGTGGAGAAAAACAACATAATCCTAGATGGGAACGGCTATTTCTTGGGGGGCTCAGGGGATGGAACCGGAGTTTGTTTGTGTGGAAGAGAAAACGTGACGGTGAAGAACCTGCAGATATGTGATTTTGCCTTCGGCATCTTTCTGGGGGGTTTAGGCTGCTACTCCAGCTACAACAGCATAGTCAACAACAACATCACCCGATGCACCAGCGACGGCTTATACTTTGACTACTACTCAAACTATAACAACGTAACAGGCAACGTTGTGGCAGAAAACAACAATGGCATTTACCTTTACTGCTCAAGCAGCAACAGCATCTTGCGAAACAACGTCATCGCAAACAACTATGAGGGCATCTCGCTTAGCTACTCCTCAAACGGCAACAGCATAACGGAAAACAACGTTGCAGGCAGCTGGTTTGGGGTCTCTTTGGAGCATGTAGCCGACAACAGATTCTACCTGAATAACTTTGTTGAAAACACCTATCAAACACACATATCCGCATGTCAGGGGAATGCATGGGACAACGGGTTCCGCGGCAACTACTGGAGCGGCTATAGCGGCTCAGACGCAAACAGCGACGGCGTAGGCGACCAACCCTACATCATCGACGCAGCCAACACCGACCGTTATCCGTTAACAAGCAAAACAAGCAGTTACCCAGCGTATCTACCCCAATCAACCCCAAATCAGCCGCAGCAAAGCCCCGCCGCCACAGCCACCGCGGCTCCGCCTGACCCAACCGAGCAAACCAGCAAAGCAACCCAAGAACCCGGCAAACCCACGCCAAAACAAAGCCCAAGCAGCACCCCACCGGTCAGCGCCGAACCTACAGAAGCCTCACCGCAGGAATCGACCATAAACGAGATTTTGCCTTGGCTACTATGTTCAGTTGCTTTAGGAGTCAGCGGATTGCTTGTTTGGGGCGCTTGGAACCTATCCACTAAACATCGGGTTCACAGATAA
- a CDS encoding Hsp20/alpha crystallin family protein → MSSEGEDFPDWFKKRRSPSKDPFFGDIDDMFREMEKMMDEELKSFTEKVPKEYVKERQLPDGSTVKELGPFVYGYSMKIGPDGKPEIQEFGNIKKGLKGPPQVKEEREPLVDTMETAAEVRVVAELPGVEKTDIKLHGTEDSLDISVDTPQYKYYKEVALPVKVKVKEARSTYKNGVLEVVLPKAEGSKPKGEPIDVG, encoded by the coding sequence GTGTCTTCAGAAGGCGAAGATTTCCCAGATTGGTTCAAGAAGCGCCGCAGCCCATCCAAAGACCCCTTCTTCGGCGACATCGACGACATGTTCCGCGAGATGGAGAAAATGATGGATGAGGAGCTTAAAAGCTTCACAGAAAAAGTGCCCAAGGAATACGTTAAGGAACGCCAGTTACCCGACGGCAGCACCGTTAAGGAACTGGGCCCATTCGTTTACGGGTACAGCATGAAAATCGGACCCGACGGCAAACCCGAAATCCAAGAGTTCGGCAACATCAAAAAAGGCCTCAAAGGTCCCCCGCAGGTTAAGGAGGAACGGGAGCCGCTGGTGGACACCATGGAAACCGCAGCTGAGGTACGGGTGGTGGCTGAGTTGCCGGGCGTGGAGAAAACCGACATCAAGCTGCATGGAACCGAGGATTCGCTGGATATCTCGGTGGATACGCCGCAGTACAAGTACTATAAGGAAGTAGCATTGCCCGTTAAGGTTAAAGTCAAAGAGGCCCGCTCCACCTACAAGAACGGGGTGCTTGAAGTGGTTTTGCCTAAAGCTGAGGGCTCTAAACCCAAAGGCGAACCCATAGATGTAGGCTAA